CGACATGGTCACCCTGCACCATCACCTCGTAACGATTTACATCACCCAGGAATGCAGCGCAAAAGGCATCCACGGGCTCCCGATACAGCACGTCGGGCGGACCTTCCTGGACGATGAGGCCATCGCGCATAAGCGCCACCCGATCGGCCAGCAGCATGGCTTCTTCGGGGTCGTGGGTAACCATCAGAGTCGGGGTGCCGCTTTCGTGTAACACTGCGGCGCTGGTCTCGCGCACCCGGTCGCGTAGCACCACGTCAAGACCCGAAAAGGGCTCGTCCAGCAGCATGACTTTGGGCTTGGGCGCCAGGGCACGGGCCAGGGCCACGCGCTGCTGCTCACCACCGGACAGCCGATGGGGATAGCTTGACGCCAGTTCGGCGACGCCAAGGCGCTCAAGCAAAGCCCTGGCCGTGGCCAGCCTTTCCTGGCGCGGCAGCTCGGTCAAACCAAAAGCCACGTTGTCGAGCACGCTGAGATGGGGAAACAGCGCAAAATCTTGGAACATCAGGCCGACGGAGCGCTGTTCCGGTGAGAGCCCGCCTTGCGGCGTCGCTACGATCTGCTCATCGATATCGATACGGCCCGCCTGTAGCGGCTCCAACCCAGCAGCAAGGCGCAGCACCGTGGATTTACCGCAACCCGAAGGCCCAAGCAGCGCTACCAGTTCGCCTTTACCAACCGCGAGGGAGACGTCGCGCACCGCCTCGATGCGGCCGTAAGCATGTCGCAGCGACTCAAGGACAAGGCCGCCGCTCACGGCAGGGCCGGCGCCTGCGATCCCGGGCGCGCCCGGCCCACCGCGCGACCCAGTATGAGCACGGGCACAAGGCCGACGGCAACGATGGCGAGCGCGGCCGAGGCCGAATCCGCCAAGCGCTCATCGGCGGCCAGTTCATATGCACGCACCGCCAGGGTATCAAAATTGAACGGTCGCATGATCAAGGTTGCCGGTAGCTCCTTCATTACATCGACGAAAACCAACAGCCCCCCGGTGATCAGCCCGGCACGCACCACGGGCACGTGCACCCGCCACAACACCCGGCCTGGCGTACAGCCAAGCGTGCGTGCGGCACCATCCATCGCCGGCGACACCTTGGTCAGGCCCGCCTCAACGGCGCGCAAGGCCACCGCTAAGAAGCGCACGATATAGGCGAAAACGAGCGCCGCAAGCCCCCCAGTCAACAAAAGTCCAGTTGATACTCCGAAGGTATCGCGGGCAAAATCGTCGATGCCGGTATCGAGCGCAGCGAAAGGCACCAGCACGCCGACAGCAATCACTGAGCCCGGTACGGCATAGCCCAATGAGGCAACCCGCGCCGCCGCACGGCCGAGCAGCCCAGCGCCGAGACGCACGGCGTAGGCCAGTATCAAAGCTACGGCGACGGCCAGAACCGCTGTCAGCGCGGCCAGACGAAAGCTATTCCAGGCAAGCCCCGCAAAATGCGTATCGACCATTTCCCGCCAGGTCTCGATGGTCCAGATCCCGAGCTGCAGTGCGGGAAACAGAAAGGCGAGCGCCAACGGCAGCAAGCAGGCGAGAGTTGCCAGCCACATGCGTGTGCCGCGCAGATTATAGCTTGGCAGCGGCCGGTAGCGACCCGAAGTATGATGATAGCGCGCGCCACCGCGCGAGGCCTGCTCGAGGATGAGTAGAAGCGCGACGAACAGCAACAATACCGCGGAAAGCTGAGCCGCCGCACCGGCATCGCCGAGCCCGAACCAAGTGCGGTAGATACCGGTCGTGAAGGTATCGACGCCGTAATACTGGACGGTGCCAAAGTCGCTCAGCGCCTCCATCAGCGCCAGCGAGACACCACCAGCAAGCGCCGGGCGCGCAAGCGGCAGCCCGATGGCGAAGAAGCTGGCCCAGGGCCCGCGCCCCAGGGTGCGGCCAATTTCGAGCGCACAGACAGACTGGTTGAGGAAGCTCGCCCGAGCCAACAGGTAGACATAGGGGTAGAGCACCAGCGACATCACGGCGATGGCTCCGCCCAGCGAGCGAATCTCCGGGAACCAATAGTCGTGCCGGGTCCAGCCGAAAGCCTCGCGTAGGGCGCTTTGCAGCGGGCCGGCAAAATCGAGCATGCCAGCGTAGGTGAAGGCGATGGCGTAGGTCGGCACGGCCAAAGGCAGCAGCAGCGCCCATTCCAGCACGCCGCGCCCAGGAAAGCGGCACATGACGCAAAGCCAAGCCGTGCCCGTGCCGAGTACCAGCGTGCCGAAACCAACGCCAAAGCCGAGCCAGACCGTATTGCCGACATAGCGCCACAGCACCGTGTCCACAAGGTGGCCCCAGACCTCGCCGGACGGCGCAAACAGCTGCACCGCGATGGTGAGGACCGGCACCGCGATCACGGTGGCGATCAGCGGCGGCGCCAAGCGCCAGAGCCAGGATACGCCGGTCAAGGCAGCGCCGTGACCCATCAAACAGCTCCCATCTGACCCTGAAGTGTTCTAGGGCCAGCCGGCGCGGTCGGCGAGGCGGATGGCGGCGCCGTTGAGTTCACCGAAACGGGCAAGGCCGCTAGTATCAGCCTTAAAATCGCCCCAGGCCTGCACGACCTTGGAGGCCGGCACCGACACGTCCACCGGAAACTCGTGATTCAACTCGGCGAACATCTGTTGACCAGCCGGCGAGGCCAGAAACTCGAGCAGACGCAAGGCCGGAGCCGCGTTCGGCGCATGGGCGGTCACGCCCGCGCCACTGACATTGACATGGGCGCCACGGCCGTCTTGGTTGGGGAAAAAAATGCGCGTGGCATCGGCGATCGCCCGCTTGTCCGGGTCATCGGAAGCGACAAGGCGCCCGTAATAGTAGGTGTTGGCGATCGCGACATCGCCCTCGCCCGCCGCAACACCGCGGATCTGATCTGTGTCACCACCCTTCGGCCGACGCGCCATATTGGCCACTAGGCTGCGCGCCCAGGCCTCGGTTTGCTCTTCGCCATGCGCGGCAATCAGGGAGGCGATAAGCGATTGGTTGTAGACATTGCTCGAAGAGCGCACCAGGACCCGATCCGACCATTCGCCATCAGCCAGCGCCTCATAGGTCGAGAGTGACTCCCGCGAAACCCGGTCCAGCGCGTAAACGATGACGCGGGCGCGCAAGCTGAGGCCGTACCAGGTGCCGTCGGGATCGCGATAAGCCGCAGGCACCGCCGCCCGTAGCACCTCCGAGTCGACGGTAGCGAGCACGCCGGCCGTCTTGGCCCGATACAGGTTGCCGACATCAGCAGTGACGAACAAGTCGGCGGGACTGTTGCGCCCTTCGCTGACGAGCCGCTCATGGAGCTGCGACGCATTTCCGGTGACCAAGTTTACAGTGATACCGGTGTCCGCCGTAAAGCGGTCGAGCAACGGCTTGATCAAGGCTTCCTTGCGCGCCGAATAAACATTCACCTCAGCCGTGAAGCCATCAACCGGCACAAGCGTGGCCGCAGCCATGGTAAGCCCGATCCATCCAAGCCGATTACTCAGAGAGTTGCTAATGCGCATTCAAATTTTACCCAGAACCTCGATTATTTTTCGTTCAAGAACGATCTGTCTTTTAATTGAGAATGCGTGTTGTTCTCATTACACTTGTTCAGAATACTGCTTGCTGCGGAAAAACACAAACACATGGATTTATCGGCAACGTCGCCGCAGGCGGCGTCACTCTTCGGAAAGTGCCTCAACGGGCTCGTCTGCCTCCACCTCATCATCTTCCACGTGCTCCCCACCGGAAACGATGGTGCCTAGCAGAAGACCGGCAGGCACAGCGCGGGCGTCGAGCAGGCCGGCAGCCCGCAGTTCCTCGACGCCCGGCAGATCATCGAGCGCCGCCAGACCGAAATGGTCGAGAAAGGATGCGGTGGTGACCCAGGTAGCCGGGCGGCCCGGCGTACGTCGGCGGCCGCGGGGCTGCACCCAGCCCTGCTCGAAGAGGATATCGAGCGTGCCCTTGCTGACAGCGACGCCGCGGATCTCCTCGATCTCGGCCCGGGTTGCCGGTTGGTGGTAGGCGATGATCGCCAGGGTTTCAAGCGCTGCGCGGGACAGGCGCCGCTGCACCTTCTTCTCCCGCCGGAGCACCGCCCCAAGATCAGGCGCAGTGCGCAGGGCCCAACCGTGGCTGACCTGCACCAGATTGATGCCGCGCTCGGCATAGTCCTCGGCCAGGGCCGCGAGACACGCCTTGACATCGGTACCTTCGGGCAGATGCGCCGCCAGGTCGTCCTCACTGAGCGGCGCTCGGCCGGCGAACAGCAACGCCTCTATTACCCGAATCTGCTCGGCTTCCACCGCGTCGCGGTTGGCGCTCAAGGCCTCGTCTCCTTGTTACGAATATAGATCGGCGCAAAGGCCTGGGCCTGGCGCAGGCGCAGCTTACCTTCCTTGCAAAGCTCCAGCGTGGCTACAAAGGTCGCAGCCAAAGACGAGCGCGCCAACAGCGGATCGCCGATATCTGCAGGTAGGAAGCGGGCGAGCGTAGTCCAATCCAAGGCAATACCCAGCATGCCCGACAGCCGCTGTACGGCGTCGCTCAGGCTCATCAGACGGCCCTGCTCCACCGGCAAGATCGCCATCGCACCCTGCCGCTGGCGATGGCTAGCATAGGCACGCAGGAGATCATGCAGATCGATGGCATAGACGGGCTTGGCAACGACTTCGATGCCGTCCGGCTGGCCACGTGCGAAGACATCACGGCCCAACAAATCACGCGCCATGAGCTTTGCAGCAGCCTCCCGCATCGCTTCAAGGCGGCGCAGTTGAAAGGCGAGAGCATCGGCCATCTCCTCACCACTCGGCTCATCCTCACCGCCCTCAGTGGGCAGCAAAAGGCGGGACTTGAGATAGGCTAGCCATGCCGCCATGACGAGATAGTCGGCCGCCAATTCCAGCCGCTGTCGCCGCGCCTGGCGCACATAGTCGAGATACTGGTCGGCAAGCTGCAAGATCGAGATGCGGGTCAGGTCGACCTTCTGGTCGCGGGCCAGCCCGAGCAGCACGTCGATCGGCCCCTCGAAGCCGTCGAGGTCCAGCACAAGCTGGGCCGGCGCACCGCCTGCTACGTCGTCCTCGAAATCGTCCGCCATGGTTGCCGTTGTATTCGTCACAGTCCCGTCACCATGCCAATCGCTGTCAGCACCAGCATAACCGGTTTCCAAACCAACCACGCCATCACGTTGACATCCTGGCCGAGTTTGCTTCCGAGCCAAGGCAGGAGCAGCAGTAGGCCGACAAGAATAAATAACCCGTAGCGCTCGAGACGCGCAAACGGCCGTGCGAGTACGCGCGGCAGCAGGCCGACCGCCACTCGGCCGCCGTCAAGCGGTGGAATCGGCAACATATTGAACACCGCTAACACCACATTGATGATCATCGCATTGGACAGATTCGCGATCAGCCACGACGCGCCATCGCCACCAAAAGCTAGCAAAGCTCGAAGCAGAATCGCCGACAACAAAGCCAGCGCTATGTTGATTCCCGGCCCGGCGAGTGCCACCAACTCCATGTCGCGGCGCGGCTTTCTAAGCGCCCGAAAATTAACCGGCACAGGACGCGCATAGCCGAACAAGAACGGTGCCGACGAGAGGAACAATAACAGTGGCAAGATCACGGTGCCAAAGGGATCGACGTGCCTGAGAGGATTAAAGCTGACCCGGCCGCGATGATAAGCTGTGTGATCGCCGAGCTTCCACGCCACCCAGCCGTGGGCGGCCTCGTGCAGGGTTACCGCGAGCACCACGGGCAGTGCCCAGGTCGACACGGTGTAGAGCACATCGCTCATGACAAGGGCGCTTGCAGGAGTTGAGCAATATGGCTGTCGGCGACAGCCACGTCGAAGGCCTGCGGCGATCGCTTAGCAGCAAGGGCTGTGGCAAACCGTGCCTCACCCGCATCGTCGAGACGGGGTAGGTCTGCGGCGATCGCCTGCATCTCGTCGAGCTCGCCGCTGCAATGGAGCACCACGTCGCAGCCGGCGGCCAGGGCTGCGGCACCACGCTCCGCCATCGGTCCCGACAACGCTCCCATGCCTATATCGTCCGACAAGAGCAGGCCGTCGAAGCCGATACTGCCGCGAATCACCTGCCCGATCACGCTCGGTGACAGCGTCGCCGGCCGGGCCCTGTCGATGTCGGTGTAGATTACGTGTGCGGTCATCGCCAGAGGCATACCGGCCAAGTCACGGAAGGGCACGAAGTCCGTTCTCTCCAGCTCTGCCACCGGCGTCGTCACGACGGGCAACGCATGATGACTGTCAGCGCCCGCCCGCCCGTGGCCAGGGATATGTTTGATCACCGGCAGAACACCGCCCGCTAGCAGGCCGCCGCAAGCCGCCCGGCCAAGCATGGCGACAAGTTTCGCCGTATCGCCATATGCACGATCGCCGATGACGGCATCGGCTTCGGGTGATGGCACGTCAAGCACCGGCAGGCAATCCACGTCGATGCCGAGCGCCAGCAGCTCATCGGCAAGCAGCCGCGAATTCAGCGCCGCCGCCTCGGCCGCCACAAAGCGGTCGAGCTTTGCCAGTTCGCCAAAGCGCGCCGCAGCGGGTGCCTCGCGCCAGTGCGGCGGGCGCAGCCGCGCCACGCGCCCGCCCTCCTGGTCAATCAGCACCGGCGCTTCGCGACCGACGCTCTCGCGCAGGGCGGCGACAAGTGTACGAACTTGCCCTGGCTCATCGATATTGCGCGCAAACAAGACGAAGCCGACCGGGTCACTAGCCTCAAATAAGTGCCGCTCGGCGTCGCCGAGCGTCATACCAGCACAGCCAAATATCGCCGCGCCGTGGCTCACGGCGCCACCACAAAGCAGTCCACTCCAGCAGCCTTGAGCTGATTGCAGAGGCTGGCCGCGCTTTCACGGCTCAGCAGCGGCCCGACATGCAGGCGATAAAAGGTGCCACGACCGTCGTCGAGATCGGCCGAAACAACGAAGTGGCGGATCGGCGCCAGCAACGCCGAGGCCTTGGCGGACGCTGAGCGCCAACCTGCCGCGGCTTCCTCGGCACTGCGAAAGGCACCAAGCTGAATGCGGAAGCCGGCGTTGGGATCGTCGGGTATCTCGGTCGCGGGCGCCAGAACCGTCTCGACGGGATCAACTATCTCCGGGACCGGCGGCACAACCGCCAACTCAGGCGATGCCCCGACCGGCGGAGCTGGTAGCGGTGCAAGCGCCGGCGGCGGCACATCCGGGACCGGCGTGATCCGCGGTTCCGGTGGCGTCGGGCGCGGCAGCGGTTCTTCCGGCAACGGCAGCAGGCGCTCCACTACGGTCTCGACCGAACCGTCCTCGAAGGCTTCGTAGATCAGCTTTTCGCGATGGGGAACATCCATGCCGCCGGGATCTTCCGGGCGCCGGCGGATCGGCCCGGCTTCAGCCCTCAGCAACGGCACTTCGGCTACGATCGTCGCCTCCTGCGCGGCCTTATAAGCGCGCAACATCACCAGCGATAGCAGACCGAGCGCGAGCATGAAAAGCAGCAGCGCAATACGTCGCGGTCTGCGGCCGGGGACATCGACGCCGGCATTCATTCAGCGCATCTCCTCAAGTGGTGTGATACCCATGACACCTAGGCCCGAGGCGATCACCAGCTTGACCCCGGCGAGCAAATCGAGCCGTGCCCGCGACAGAGCAGGGTCGTCATCGATGAGAAAACGCATCTTCGGCTCGTCATTGCCACGGTTCCACAGGGCATGGAAGGCAGCCGCCAGATCATAGAGGTAAAAGGCTAGGCGATGAGGCTCATGCGCCTGGGCAGCCGCCTCCAACAGACGTGGCCAGCCGGCCAGGTTGCGGATAAGTGCTATTTCGTCGGGATGCGAGACCAGGGCAAGGTTCGCCGCGCCAGCATCCAGGCCTGCCTCGGCGGCATTCCGCTGCACGGAGCATATACGCGCGTGGGCATACTGGACGTAGAAGACCGGGTTGTCGCGCGACTTCTCGGTCACCTTGGCAAAGTCGAAGTCGAGCGCCGCGTCATTGCGCCGGGTAAGCATGATGAAGCGGACAACATCCTTACCAACGGCATCGACCACATCGCGTAACGTGACGAAGGTGCCAGCGCGTTTTGACATCTTCACCGGCTCGCCACCGTCGAGCAAATTCACCATCTGACAGATCTTGACGTCAAGATTGGCCCGCCCTTCGCTCACTGCGTTCACGGCTGCGGCGACACGCTTGACGTAACCGCCATGGTCCGCGCCCCAGACGTCGATCATGTCCTCGTAGCCGCGCGCCAGCTTGTCGAGGTGATAGGCGATGTCAGTTGCAAAATAGGTCCACTCGCCATTAGCCTTGCGCAAGGGCCGGTCGACGTCATCGCTAAAATCGGTAGCCTTAAAGAGAGTCTGGGGTCGCGCTTCCCAATCCTCATCCGGCTGCTTACCCTTGGGCGGCTGCAGCACGCCGATATAGAGCAGACCGCGCCTGTCCAGAACCTCCAGAACCTGGTCGACGCGCCCGGCCGCGACCAGCGCCCGCTCTGAGGAAAAGCGGTCCATGTGAATGCCGAGCGCGGCAAGGTCGTCCTGGATCTCGGAGATCATGGCCGTCAGTGCGACTTCACGGCAAACACCGAGCCAATCCTCCTCGGTCGCGTCGCGCCAGCGCTCGCCATCGCGAACGGCAAGCGCCTCACCCACCGGAATCAGGTACTCACCCGGATAGAAGCCCGAGGGAATCTTGCCGATATCCACACCCAGCGCCTCGCGGTAGCGCAAATAGGTCGAACGCGCTAGCACCTCGACTTGGGCACCCGCGTCATTGAGATAATATTCTCGGGTCACGTCGTAGCCGACATGGGCGAGCAGCGAAGCCAGGGCATCGCCGAATACAGCACCACGACTGTGGCCCACGTGCAGCGGCCCTGTCGGGTTAGCCGAGACATATTCGACATTGACCAGCCGGCCATTTCCGATATCGCTACGCCCGTAATCGGAACCGGCCGCAAGCGCCTCCACCAGCGCATCGTGCCAAGCACCGTCGGCTAGGCGCAGATTGAGAAACCCCGACCCGGCAATATCCACCGCCGCGACGCCCTCGACATGGCCCAGATGCGCTGCGAGCG
The Alphaproteobacteria bacterium genome window above contains:
- a CDS encoding ABC transporter ATP-binding protein gives rise to the protein MSGGLVLESLRHAYGRIEAVRDVSLAVGKGELVALLGPSGCGKSTVLRLAAGLEPLQAGRIDIDEQIVATPQGGLSPEQRSVGLMFQDFALFPHLSVLDNVAFGLTELPRQERLATARALLERLGVAELASSYPHRLSGGEQQRVALARALAPKPKVMLLDEPFSGLDVVLRDRVRETSAAVLHESGTPTLMVTHDPEEAMLLADRVALMRDGLIVQEGPPDVLYREPVDAFCAAFLGDVNRYEVMVQGDHVDTALGRFTATGMQDGEMAAVLIRPEALTFDGADGIVARVHAVHSLGRSARVELAIGDGGAARARVPWHELPSVGADVFIMVNSAMVFVFPAADS
- a CDS encoding ScpA family protein, with the translated sequence MADDFEDDVAGGAPAQLVLDLDGFEGPIDVLLGLARDQKVDLTRISILQLADQYLDYVRQARRQRLELAADYLVMAAWLAYLKSRLLLPTEGGEDEPSGEEMADALAFQLRRLEAMREAAAKLMARDLLGRDVFARGQPDGIEVVAKPVYAIDLHDLLRAYASHRQRQGAMAILPVEQGRLMSLSDAVQRLSGMLGIALDWTTLARFLPADIGDPLLARSSLAATFVATLELCKEGKLRLRQAQAFAPIYIRNKETRP
- a CDS encoding Fe(3+) ABC transporter substrate-binding protein; translated protein: MAAATLVPVDGFTAEVNVYSARKEALIKPLLDRFTADTGITVNLVTGNASQLHERLVSEGRNSPADLFVTADVGNLYRAKTAGVLATVDSEVLRAAVPAAYRDPDGTWYGLSLRARVIVYALDRVSRESLSTYEALADGEWSDRVLVRSSSNVYNQSLIASLIAAHGEEQTEAWARSLVANMARRPKGGDTDQIRGVAAGEGDVAIANTYYYGRLVASDDPDKRAIADATRIFFPNQDGRGAHVNVSGAGVTAHAPNAAPALRLLEFLASPAGQQMFAELNHEFPVDVSVPASKVVQAWGDFKADTSGLARFGELNGAAIRLADRAGWP
- the scpB gene encoding SMC-Scp complex subunit ScpB — protein: MSANRDAVEAEQIRVIEALLFAGRAPLSEDDLAAHLPEGTDVKACLAALAEDYAERGINLVQVSHGWALRTAPDLGAVLRREKKVQRRLSRAALETLAIIAYHQPATRAEIEEIRGVAVSKGTLDILFEQGWVQPRGRRRTPGRPATWVTTASFLDHFGLAALDDLPGVEELRAAGLLDARAVPAGLLLGTIVSGGEHVEDDEVEADEPVEALSEE
- the nagZ gene encoding beta-N-acetylhexosaminidase; its protein translation is MSHGAAIFGCAGMTLGDAERHLFEASDPVGFVLFARNIDEPGQVRTLVAALRESVGREAPVLIDQEGGRVARLRPPHWREAPAAARFGELAKLDRFVAAEAAALNSRLLADELLALGIDVDCLPVLDVPSPEADAVIGDRAYGDTAKLVAMLGRAACGGLLAGGVLPVIKHIPGHGRAGADSHHALPVVTTPVAELERTDFVPFRDLAGMPLAMTAHVIYTDIDRARPATLSPSVIGQVIRGSIGFDGLLLSDDIGMGALSGPMAERGAAALAAGCDVVLHCSGELDEMQAIAADLPRLDDAGEARFATALAAKRSPQAFDVAVADSHIAQLLQAPLS
- a CDS encoding iron ABC transporter permease gives rise to the protein MGHGAALTGVSWLWRLAPPLIATVIAVPVLTIAVQLFAPSGEVWGHLVDTVLWRYVGNTVWLGFGVGFGTLVLGTGTAWLCVMCRFPGRGVLEWALLLPLAVPTYAIAFTYAGMLDFAGPLQSALREAFGWTRHDYWFPEIRSLGGAIAVMSLVLYPYVYLLARASFLNQSVCALEIGRTLGRGPWASFFAIGLPLARPALAGGVSLALMEALSDFGTVQYYGVDTFTTGIYRTWFGLGDAGAAAQLSAVLLLFVALLLILEQASRGGARYHHTSGRYRPLPSYNLRGTRMWLATLACLLPLALAFLFPALQLGIWTIETWREMVDTHFAGLAWNSFRLAALTAVLAVAVALILAYAVRLGAGLLGRAAARVASLGYAVPGSVIAVGVLVPFAALDTGIDDFARDTFGVSTGLLLTGGLAALVFAYIVRFLAVALRAVEAGLTKVSPAMDGAARTLGCTPGRVLWRVHVPVVRAGLITGGLLVFVDVMKELPATLIMRPFNFDTLAVRAYELAADERLADSASAALAIVAVGLVPVLILGRAVGRARPGSQAPALP
- the argS gene encoding arginine--tRNA ligase, encoding MDIFKTFRGHVDDALTAVLSAGLDTSAVSVEVPRDASHGDIATNAALVLAKQAGMKSRELAEALAAHLGHVEGVAAVDIAGSGFLNLRLADGAWHDALVEALAAGSDYGRSDIGNGRLVNVEYVSANPTGPLHVGHSRGAVFGDALASLLAHVGYDVTREYYLNDAGAQVEVLARSTYLRYREALGVDIGKIPSGFYPGEYLIPVGEALAVRDGERWRDATEEDWLGVCREVALTAMISEIQDDLAALGIHMDRFSSERALVAAGRVDQVLEVLDRRGLLYIGVLQPPKGKQPDEDWEARPQTLFKATDFSDDVDRPLRKANGEWTYFATDIAYHLDKLARGYEDMIDVWGADHGGYVKRVAAAVNAVSEGRANLDVKICQMVNLLDGGEPVKMSKRAGTFVTLRDVVDAVGKDVVRFIMLTRRNDAALDFDFAKVTEKSRDNPVFYVQYAHARICSVQRNAAEAGLDAGAANLALVSHPDEIALIRNLAGWPRLLEAAAQAHEPHRLAFYLYDLAAAFHALWNRGNDEPKMRFLIDDDPALSRARLDLLAGVKLVIASGLGVMGITPLEEMR
- a CDS encoding site-2 protease family protein, with translation MSDVLYTVSTWALPVVLAVTLHEAAHGWVAWKLGDHTAYHRGRVSFNPLRHVDPFGTVILPLLLFLSSAPFLFGYARPVPVNFRALRKPRRDMELVALAGPGINIALALLSAILLRALLAFGGDGASWLIANLSNAMIINVVLAVFNMLPIPPLDGGRVAVGLLPRVLARPFARLERYGLFILVGLLLLLPWLGSKLGQDVNVMAWLVWKPVMLVLTAIGMVTGL
- a CDS encoding SPOR domain-containing protein → MNAGVDVPGRRPRRIALLLFMLALGLLSLVMLRAYKAAQEATIVAEVPLLRAEAGPIRRRPEDPGGMDVPHREKLIYEAFEDGSVETVVERLLPLPEEPLPRPTPPEPRITPVPDVPPPALAPLPAPPVGASPELAVVPPVPEIVDPVETVLAPATEIPDDPNAGFRIQLGAFRSAEEAAAGWRSASAKASALLAPIRHFVVSADLDDGRGTFYRLHVGPLLSRESAASLCNQLKAAGVDCFVVAP